The following nucleotide sequence is from Acetivibrio cellulolyticus CD2.
TTTGCCTTATTTGTTCAATGTCAGCACCCAGACCAAGCTGGTATGTATTTTCATTCTGCATAGGTCCTGAAGATATAATTGCCTGCTGTCTCACATAACCCGCTGTATTGACATTGGCAATATTGTGCCCTGTTACACTCAGAGCACGTTCGTTTACAGTCATCCCCGATCTTGCTATTTCAAAACTGGCAAAGCCTACTGACATATTACCGCCTCCAGATAAGGAAAACTAGAATACTGCGCACGTGTCAAATTTATAGTTTTACGTCAAAATAACTTCTTTTCTTAGCTTCATTAGACATCCCTGTATTGCCATAATTGTTATCTGCTGCTGGTGCACTTGATATAATATTTATTGAAAAATTTATATATTCGATTGAATTTTTAATAAGCTTTGAGTTTAACTCATTGTTCTCCTTAATTTCCTTTATCGTGTTTAGCAGGTTGGTTTTATAGGATTCAAGCCTGCGAGCCTGATTAGCATCTAGATGTTTAAGCAGTTCTGTAATTGTTATTTTCGAGGGATTTACGTTTACCTCAGCAGATAGATCATTTACAAGTTTTTCCCTCGAAGCCTCGAGTTTACCCATATTTAGAATAAGTGATTGCTCAAGTTTCGTAATATTGTCAAGTTCATTTACCTTGCCCTTTATAATAACATCAGTTTTATTTTGGGATATCTTCAAAAGATCCTCATAAATTCCAGCTTCATAGTCAAGTATATCCATCAACTCATTTATTTTCTGGCTGTTCATAAAATTTCCACCCCGGCTCTAATAAATTTTTTGCGGGAAAACATGGGATAAAACCATGTCAACCCGCAAATAATCAACGCCTAAACCTTCTTTTCCGTAACAGACTTCAGAATCTTATCAGCTATGTCTGTTTCTTTAACCTCGTACTGGCCTGCTTCGTATTTGTCTTTCAAGCTGTCTACTTTATCATTTCTTATGTCTGGTGTGTCCTTTAGTGCTTTCATTACCGTTTGGTAATCTTTAGCTACATTTGATATTGAGACAATATCTTTTTTCGAGGCTACATTACTTGTTTTGTCAACTTTTCCTGCGCTCTTTTGTTTGTTGTAAACCCCAGAGACTTTTGGGATTTCCCCCCAAATCTTCATACCTACCACTCACTTTCAAAAAATTTTTATATATTAACACTTGCAGTATTAACTTTATCATTAGTTTTTCCAATTCTTACTCTCATTAATAATATCGTCATCCCTAAAAATTAATTAACATTTTTTTAAATAAAATCTTAGATATATTTACCATATTTGAAAATAGGATATTTTTTTCTCAAATTCCCCAATAAAAATATCTATGACGTTGCGTCATAGATATCTTATAACGTTGTTTAGACTTTATGCAACACAATTAAATATATTTCCCAAAATGTAATACAGCAGCCCACTACTAGTCATTTTTGTTAAGGTATCTCATCCCATTTGTCCTTTTTGATGCCACTTCTTCAGTCTTGGGCATAGATTTATTCATTTGATCTGCTGTTGATTTTATATCATTGGTAACCTCTTTTGAGCACTCATTACAAAACCGTCCTGTAGTTATGGACTTACCACATCTCTCGCACTCTAAAATCATATTACCTTCACTACCAACTATCTCCAAACGTCCTTCCTTAAGATACACTTTTATTTGCTGGACGCTAATCTCCAGCTCTTTTGACACATCAAACAGTGACGATCTCGGATGATCGTACAGGTACTCCTTTACCTTTTTAAAGTTTACCTCATCCAGCTGCTTGCAATCCTGACATATTGGAGCGCCACCAATATAATTGAATATTTTATTGCACCTTTTACAATTTCTTACATCCGGCATAAAAATACCTCCTGGCCTTAATATTAAAACTTTCTTCCTGTAGCTACAACAGCTGCTGTAATTTTACTGGCTCCGGCATTTTTCAAAACCTTACAGCACTCATTCAACGTTGTTCCAGTTGTCAGAATATCATCTAATATAAGTATAGATTTGCCATCTACTGCGTTCACATTAGTTACTCGAAAAGCATCTTTTACATTTTGCAATCTTTCGGATCGGTTTAGAAGACTCTGGCTGTCAGTATTTTTTGTCCTGACAAGTAAGCTTTTGCTTACTTCAATCCCGAGTAATTTACCTAACTGTTTTGATATTAGATGTGACTGATTATATCCCCTTTTATGCTCCTTCTTACAGTGAAGTGGTACACTTATTATTATATCAACTTTTTCCCATTCTGCCATTTCGCTTATTTTGTTATACAACATCTGCGCAAAAGTCCTGTGGTAAGAAGGCTTATTAAAGAACTTATACCTTATCAGAGCTTCTTTTATAACGCCTGAATATTCACATATACATATAATATCGTCAAAATAGTTACTT
It contains:
- the flgM gene encoding flagellar biosynthesis anti-sigma factor FlgM, giving the protein MKIWGEIPKVSGVYNKQKSAGKVDKTSNVASKKDIVSISNVAKDYQTVMKALKDTPDIRNDKVDSLKDKYEAGQYEVKETDIADKILKSVTEKKV
- a CDS encoding MerR family transcriptional regulator; protein product: MPDVRNCKRCNKIFNYIGGAPICQDCKQLDEVNFKKVKEYLYDHPRSSLFDVSKELEISVQQIKVYLKEGRLEIVGSEGNMILECERCGKSITTGRFCNECSKEVTNDIKSTADQMNKSMPKTEEVASKRTNGMRYLNKND
- a CDS encoding flagellar protein FlgN codes for the protein MNSQKINELMDILDYEAGIYEDLLKISQNKTDVIIKGKVNELDNITKLEQSLILNMGKLEASREKLVNDLSAEVNVNPSKITITELLKHLDANQARRLESYKTNLLNTIKEIKENNELNSKLIKNSIEYINFSINIISSAPAADNNYGNTGMSNEAKKRSYFDVKL
- a CDS encoding ComF family protein — protein: MKNGNLKIVNSSNYFDDIICICEYSGVIKEALIRYKFFNKPSYHRTFAQMLYNKISEMAEWEKVDIIISVPLHCKKEHKRGYNQSHLISKQLGKLLGIEVSKSLLVRTKNTDSQSLLNRSERLQNVKDAFRVTNVNAVDGKSILILDDILTTGTTLNECCKVLKNAGASKITAAVVATGRKF